Proteins encoded together in one Oceanobacillus iheyensis HTE831 window:
- a CDS encoding DUF58 domain-containing protein, giving the protein MKGKIKATWNILWLVLLMVILFSYAMFQGGFVSWFLFYSFLPLFLYQLLLSFYPFKKWEITREIPRSVVQAGDEIYVTIHMKRNSVFPLFYCSIKEQLPDSLMIRDVKKEKYRSFSNPERLQGNRTLNRIVFPLFRKKISFTYAIQQVPRGEHQLQAVTLRTGDIFGLIKKQVTIPVENKLVVFPYIHDLKIKDRITSYDQGAVASTVVNQSNTNIATGVREYAPGDRVSWIDWKQTARKQEVMTKEFEQEKSTEMLVVLDTCNRTQLNRLAYEASIEISSSILMEFQKKDHQANFLSIGKESHFFSSQYGRSNHSPVNRYFIHAQPSGTQPFSIRLKEELKRNKKSEIIFIIVTHLDDFLMQVLLEGKLGRKYLAVIFIQAESLITEEEHRIIQQMKLANIHVQLLSDQHLLESPIEVNFR; this is encoded by the coding sequence ATGAAGGGGAAGATAAAAGCTACTTGGAATATCTTATGGCTAGTTTTATTAATGGTTATATTATTTAGCTATGCGATGTTTCAAGGTGGATTTGTAAGTTGGTTTTTATTCTATAGCTTTCTTCCACTTTTTCTCTACCAATTACTTTTATCGTTTTATCCATTTAAAAAATGGGAGATAACTCGAGAAATTCCTCGATCAGTGGTTCAAGCTGGTGATGAGATTTATGTCACGATTCATATGAAACGAAATTCAGTATTTCCTTTATTCTATTGTTCTATAAAAGAACAACTACCTGATTCTCTAATGATCAGAGATGTCAAAAAGGAAAAATATCGTTCTTTTTCCAATCCTGAACGATTACAAGGGAATCGGACCTTAAACCGAATTGTATTTCCGTTATTTAGAAAGAAGATATCATTTACTTATGCAATCCAGCAAGTTCCTAGAGGTGAGCATCAGTTACAAGCAGTTACGTTACGTACAGGTGATATTTTTGGTTTGATAAAAAAACAAGTAACGATACCTGTGGAGAATAAGCTCGTTGTATTCCCATATATCCATGACTTAAAAATAAAAGATCGAATAACGAGTTATGACCAAGGAGCAGTTGCCTCTACTGTAGTGAATCAATCCAACACAAATATTGCCACTGGTGTTCGAGAGTATGCTCCTGGAGATCGTGTGTCCTGGATTGATTGGAAACAGACTGCACGAAAACAAGAAGTAATGACAAAGGAATTTGAACAAGAAAAAAGTACGGAAATGCTAGTGGTACTTGATACGTGTAATAGAACTCAACTGAATCGTTTAGCGTATGAAGCATCTATTGAAATTAGCTCCTCCATATTAATGGAATTCCAAAAAAAGGATCATCAGGCCAATTTCCTTTCAATCGGAAAAGAGTCACACTTTTTTTCATCTCAATACGGAAGAAGTAATCATTCTCCTGTGAATCGCTATTTCATACATGCTCAACCTAGTGGTACACAACCATTTTCTATTCGCCTGAAGGAAGAATTAAAACGAAATAAAAAATCGGAAATTATTTTTATCATTGTCACCCATTTAGATGATTTTTTAATGCAAGTACTGTTAGAAGGAAAGCTTGGGAGAAAATATCTGGCGGTAATATTTATTCAGGCAGAGTCACTTATTACTGAAGAAGAACATCGGATTATTCAGCAAATGAAACTTGCGAATATTCATGTACAATTGCTATCTGACCAGCACCTGCTTGAAAGCCCCATCGAGGTGAACTTTAGATGA
- a CDS encoding AAA family ATPase encodes MIQQTKIYNEKIERVIENINKVIIGKEEVASLSLVALLTDGHVLLEDVPGVGKTMLVRTLAKSVNCDFTRIQFTPDLLPSDVTGVSIYNPKELQFEFRSGPIFGNIILADEINRTSPKTQSALLEAMEEKSVTVDGTTKQLQNPFFVMATQNPIEYEGTYPLPEAQLDRFLLKLKMGYPTFGEELEMLHRTSSTHPIDAIESVMSQAEVLQAQEEVKQVYIDHSVKQYIINLVTRTRENSSIYLGVSPRGSIALMKAAMAYAYISDRDYVIPDDVKYLAPFVLSHRIILTSEARYEGITSEDAIASIIKSTHVPIRKDTAE; translated from the coding sequence ATGATTCAACAAACAAAGATTTATAATGAAAAAATAGAACGTGTTATTGAAAATATAAATAAAGTTATTATCGGAAAAGAAGAGGTAGCTAGTTTAAGTCTAGTAGCTCTTTTAACAGACGGACATGTATTGCTAGAGGATGTTCCCGGTGTTGGGAAAACAATGTTAGTACGGACTTTAGCAAAATCCGTTAACTGTGACTTTACGCGTATCCAATTTACTCCAGATTTATTACCTTCTGATGTGACTGGAGTATCGATATATAATCCAAAAGAATTACAATTTGAATTCAGAAGTGGTCCGATATTCGGGAATATCATCTTAGCAGATGAAATTAATCGAACATCACCGAAAACACAATCTGCTTTGTTAGAAGCTATGGAAGAAAAAAGTGTTACAGTGGACGGAACTACCAAGCAGCTACAGAATCCATTTTTCGTAATGGCAACACAAAACCCTATTGAATATGAAGGTACATATCCACTACCGGAAGCGCAGTTGGATCGTTTTCTATTAAAATTGAAGATGGGATATCCAACCTTTGGCGAAGAATTAGAAATGCTACATCGTACTTCTTCTACGCATCCAATCGATGCAATTGAATCCGTAATGTCCCAAGCAGAAGTATTACAGGCGCAAGAAGAAGTAAAGCAAGTTTATATCGATCATTCTGTGAAACAATATATTATTAATCTTGTAACAAGAACAAGAGAAAATAGTTCCATATATTTAGGAGTAAGTCCTCGTGGTTCGATTGCTTTGATGAAGGCTGCTATGGCTTATGCATATATTTCCGATCGTGACTATGTTATTCCTGATGATGTTAAGTATCTTGCTCCATTCGTATTATCTCATCGCATTATACTTACATCTGAGGCAAGGTACGAGGGGATTACTAGTGAAGATGCCATTGCATCTATTATCAAATCCACGCATGTCCCAATAAGGAAGGATACAGCAGAATGA